One genomic region from Thermoplasmatales archaeon encodes:
- the rpsJ gene encoding 30S ribosomal protein S10, whose translation MASYSARISLSGTEHNVLDLVCNEIKGIASRTGVEIHGPIPLPTKRLVVPVRKSPDGEGSSTWDRWEMRVHKRLIDVDADERTLRQLMRIPIPDGVQIEIQIKS comes from the coding sequence ATGGCATCATATAGTGCAAGGATTTCCTTGAGTGGTACAGAACATAACGTATTGGACCTAGTTTGCAACGAAATAAAGGGTATCGCAAGCAGAACGGGCGTCGAGATCCATGGTCCGATTCCTCTCCCGACAAAGAGATTAGTTGTTCCGGTCAGGAAGAGCCCCGATGGAGAAGGCTCTTCTACGTGGGACAGATGGGAAATGAGAGTCCACAAGAGACTTATCGACGTCGATGCAGACGAAAGGACCCTGAGGCAACTGATGAGGATTCCAATTCCAGACGGTGTACAGATAGAAATACAGATCAAGTCATAG
- a CDS encoding elongation factor EF-2, whose translation MGRKEDNIAKAMKLIEQPERIRNIGIAAHIDHGKTTLSDNLIAGAGMMSEDLAGKQLMLDYDEQEQARGITINAAVASMVHDSEGKEYLINLIDTPGHVDFGGDVTRAMRAVDGAVIVVDSVEGVMPQTETVVRQALKERVKPILFINKVDRLINELKLNADEMQKRFVKIITDVNRLITKYSHPEFGNDWQLNVQNGKVIFGSAYNNWAISVPAMALYKISFKDIVDLVRDGKQKELAKKAQLHRVLLDAVIKHLPNPKEAQKYRIPQIWKGDLDSDLGKAMLGCRHDSAVSVMITKIIVDPHAGEIAVGRVFSGTIVKGSELYISGQGSTKYKIQMLSMMVGPDRIPVDEIAAGNIAAMVGLKAAMAGSSVSSLPDMEPFEPMVHYSEPVVTLAIEAKHTADLPKLIDVLRSVSKADPSIQVDINQETGEHLISGMGELHLEITLYRIRNDYKVDVTTSDPIVVYRETVEHKGGPFEGKSPNKHNRFYFEVEPLPPAVIDLIKEGTIPQGSRFKDKKVITDLLEKAGLSREEARGLEAVSGDNLMVDVTKGIQYLDETMELLIDSFDEVMARGPLANEKVYGVKARLVDAKLHEDSIHRGPAQVIPAGRNSIYGAMTQGERILMEPIQKVYINVPQEVMGSVTNELQQRRGVIEEMNQEGDEIIVSARVPVADMFGFASAIRSATGGKVLWNSENSGYQKVPRELQPEIVGKIRERKGLKPEPYDEAYYASM comes from the coding sequence ATGGGAAGAAAAGAAGACAATATTGCCAAGGCTATGAAACTTATCGAGCAACCCGAAAGAATCAGGAACATAGGCATAGCCGCGCATATAGACCACGGAAAAACGACACTTAGTGACAACCTTATTGCCGGAGCTGGCATGATGAGTGAAGACCTCGCAGGAAAACAGCTGATGCTTGACTACGACGAGCAGGAGCAGGCACGTGGCATAACGATCAACGCTGCCGTTGCTTCTATGGTTCATGATTCTGAAGGGAAGGAATATTTGATCAATCTCATAGATACGCCGGGTCATGTTGACTTTGGTGGTGACGTTACAAGAGCAATGCGTGCTGTCGATGGTGCAGTCATAGTTGTAGATTCCGTAGAAGGTGTTATGCCGCAGACGGAAACCGTAGTTAGACAGGCTCTCAAGGAACGCGTAAAGCCGATACTCTTTATCAATAAGGTTGACAGGCTCATAAACGAGCTGAAGCTGAATGCGGACGAGATGCAGAAACGCTTCGTTAAGATCATTACGGACGTCAACAGGCTGATAACAAAGTATTCGCATCCTGAGTTCGGGAACGACTGGCAACTGAATGTGCAGAACGGAAAAGTCATCTTCGGATCCGCATATAATAACTGGGCTATATCGGTCCCAGCAATGGCTCTGTATAAGATATCATTCAAGGATATTGTTGATCTTGTAAGGGACGGAAAGCAAAAGGAACTTGCAAAAAAAGCACAACTGCATCGTGTTCTTCTTGACGCTGTTATCAAACATCTTCCGAATCCAAAGGAAGCCCAGAAGTACAGAATTCCGCAGATCTGGAAAGGGGATCTTGATTCGGACTTGGGAAAAGCAATGCTAGGTTGCAGACATGATAGTGCGGTAAGCGTAATGATTACAAAGATAATCGTCGACCCGCACGCAGGTGAAATAGCCGTTGGCAGGGTATTCAGTGGGACAATTGTAAAAGGAAGCGAACTGTATATATCCGGTCAGGGAAGCACTAAATACAAGATCCAGATGTTATCTATGATGGTGGGTCCGGATAGAATACCGGTGGATGAGATAGCCGCAGGAAACATAGCAGCAATGGTTGGTCTCAAGGCTGCCATGGCGGGATCCAGCGTCTCGTCACTTCCGGATATGGAGCCATTCGAACCGATGGTGCATTATTCTGAACCAGTCGTGACGCTTGCTATAGAGGCAAAGCATACCGCGGATTTACCGAAATTGATCGATGTCCTCCGAAGTGTTTCAAAGGCTGACCCGTCGATTCAGGTGGATATAAATCAGGAGACCGGCGAGCACCTTATTTCTGGTATGGGGGAACTTCATCTAGAGATTACGCTTTACAGAATCAGGAACGATTATAAGGTTGATGTAACAACTTCCGATCCGATCGTTGTATACAGGGAAACAGTTGAGCATAAAGGTGGTCCGTTTGAAGGGAAGTCGCCGAATAAGCACAACCGGTTTTATTTTGAAGTCGAACCTCTCCCACCTGCGGTCATAGATCTGATAAAGGAAGGCACGATACCTCAGGGTTCACGTTTCAAGGACAAAAAGGTAATAACAGACCTGCTTGAGAAAGCTGGATTGAGCAGGGAAGAAGCACGTGGTTTAGAGGCAGTTAGTGGAGACAATCTTATGGTTGACGTGACAAAGGGAATACAGTACCTCGATGAAACCATGGAACTCCTTATAGATTCATTCGATGAGGTCATGGCAAGAGGCCCGCTCGCAAACGAGAAGGTTTACGGTGTTAAGGCAAGGCTCGTTGATGCCAAGCTACACGAGGACAGTATCCACAGGGGACCCGCACAGGTTATCCCCGCGGGTAGAAACTCAATATACGGAGCTATGACACAAGGCGAAAGGATCCTTATGGAGCCGATACAGAAGGTTTACATCAATGTTCCGCAGGAAGTTATGGGATCGGTCACGAACGAATTGCAACAGAGACGGGGAGTAATAGAAGAAATGAACCAGGAAGGAGACGAGATAATCGTTTCTGCAAGGGTCCCGGTTGCTGATATGTTCGGCTTTGCTTCCGCGATAAGGAGCGCCACCGGCGGTAAGGTTCTATGGAATTCCGAGAACTCCGGGTACCAGAAGGTTCCCCGCGAGCTTCAACCTGAGATAGTCGGAAAGATAAGGGAACGCAAGGGCCTGAAGCCAGAACCATACGATGAAGCCTATTACGCTTCCATGTAA
- a CDS encoding DedA family protein, whose amino-acid sequence MSFIESILSLLHASSSLVTEIVSKYGYEGIFGLMLLESASLPIPSEIIMPIAGYYSKIGVLNPFLAFTMAVIGGLIGMAVDYYIAYGIGKEVVYKHLAWFHIKKESLDAFDRWFVVNGPAAVLIIRLIPGIRGLISFPAGFAKMPLKKFFLYSFIGTFVWDIVLFTLGFYALSYALEGHHVYILFAIIAAVAIVMYLAYYFTMKRVSRAKEDGTS is encoded by the coding sequence ATGAGTTTCATTGAATCCATACTTAGCCTTCTTCATGCCTCATCCTCCCTCGTTACCGAGATAGTATCGAAGTACGGTTATGAGGGGATATTTGGATTGATGCTTCTTGAATCCGCCTCTCTGCCGATCCCCAGCGAGATAATAATGCCCATTGCTGGGTATTACTCAAAGATAGGTGTTTTGAATCCATTTCTTGCCTTTACCATGGCAGTTATTGGCGGATTGATCGGGATGGCCGTAGATTATTACATTGCCTACGGAATTGGAAAAGAAGTTGTTTACAAGCATCTGGCCTGGTTTCACATAAAGAAGGAGAGCCTCGATGCGTTCGATAGATGGTTCGTTGTAAATGGACCTGCTGCAGTTTTGATAATAAGGCTGATCCCGGGAATCCGCGGACTTATAAGTTTCCCTGCTGGGTTTGCGAAAATGCCGTTGAAAAAATTCTTTCTCTATTCTTTCATCGGTACTTTTGTCTGGGACATTGTCCTCTTCACTCTTGGGTTTTACGCGCTCTCATACGCTCTCGAGGGACATCATGTCTACATACTCTTTGCAATAATTGCTGCAGTGGCGATAGTGATGTATCTTGCGTATTATTTCACTATGAAGAGAGTTTCCAGGGCAAAGGAGGATGGGACATCCTGA
- a CDS encoding glycosyltransferase, whose amino-acid sequence MREEKADLSIILATYNEIYNLPELVSRIENSVTIPYELIFVDDGSTDGTREFIMDYCENHNAKYIFGNKKRGTLLARYKGIIVSNSKYLIIMDSDLQHPPEKIMDMYKKLEEGYDFVSASRYMEGGSPGDRKALRGVISRGATFMARHFLRSVNQLSDPLSNFIAFRKDLKVQIFDNWVGYEIPMLIMSSNAKLSIAEIPFQFKERDHGESKLTKTPAFFVWYFMELIRYRKLEGIIRKR is encoded by the coding sequence ATGAGAGAAGAGAAAGCAGATCTAAGTATCATCCTGGCTACATACAATGAAATATATAACCTTCCAGAACTGGTAAGCCGTATTGAGAATTCCGTTACAATTCCATACGAGTTAATTTTCGTGGATGACGGAAGCACAGACGGAACGAGGGAATTCATTATGGATTACTGTGAGAATCACAATGCAAAATACATATTTGGTAACAAGAAAAGGGGTACCCTTCTGGCAAGGTACAAAGGAATCATTGTTTCCAATTCCAAATATCTAATTATCATGGATTCGGATTTGCAACACCCACCGGAAAAAATAATGGACATGTATAAAAAATTGGAGGAAGGGTATGATTTCGTCAGCGCATCAAGATACATGGAAGGTGGTTCGCCGGGTGACAGAAAGGCTCTCAGGGGCGTTATATCACGTGGTGCGACATTCATGGCAAGACATTTTCTTCGATCTGTAAATCAGTTATCGGATCCGTTATCTAATTTCATCGCCTTCAGAAAGGATCTTAAGGTACAAATTTTTGATAACTGGGTAGGGTATGAGATTCCAATGCTGATCATGTCGTCTAATGCGAAATTAAGTATAGCAGAAATACCGTTTCAGTTCAAGGAAAGGGATCACGGAGAGAGTAAACTGACAAAAACGCCAGCTTTCTTCGTGTGGTACTTTATGGAGTTGATCAGGTACAGAAAACTCGAAGGCATTATCCGAAAGCGATAA